A part of Gemmatimonas groenlandica genomic DNA contains:
- a CDS encoding co-chaperone GroES produces MATQSAAKVAPLADRVVVKPSEEAEQMRGGLYIPDTAKEKPQQGSVVAVGPGRFEKETRVPMDVKVGDKILYGKYSGTEVTIDGEQLLILRESDVLAVIS; encoded by the coding sequence ATGGCCACTCAGAGTGCCGCCAAGGTAGCGCCGCTCGCTGATCGCGTCGTCGTGAAGCCGAGCGAAGAAGCGGAACAGATGCGCGGTGGGCTGTACATCCCGGATACCGCCAAGGAAAAGCCGCAGCAGGGTTCTGTTGTCGCGGTTGGACCGGGCCGTTTCGAGAAGGAGACCCGCGTTCCGATGGACGTGAAGGTCGGCGACAAGATCCTGTACGGGAAGTACAGCGGTACGGAAGTGACGATCGACGGTGAGCAGCTGCTCATCCTCCGCGAGTCGGATGTGCTCGCGGTGATCAGCTAA
- a CDS encoding type III pantothenate kinase: protein MLIVFDVGNTETTIGLFEGTTLRADWRIMTAVPRTSDEFGIVLRSLLHASNVELRAVTAAAIGSVVPPITDPLAKACERYFGVTPILVDAKAALPITVQVDEPLSVGADRLINTLAASQLYQRDTICVDLGTATTFDCITADGVFLGGVIMPGVRTSAETLTRRTSKLPATELIPPKRVIGTRTEECIRAGVLFGAADAIDGIVRRIKAEWPGREVPLVVATGGLAETLQPWCSEFDLIEPTLTLQGLRLAYDLLVQQ from the coding sequence ATGCTGATCGTCTTCGATGTCGGCAACACCGAGACCACCATCGGTCTGTTCGAGGGGACCACGCTGCGCGCCGACTGGCGCATCATGACGGCCGTACCGCGAACGTCCGATGAATTCGGCATCGTCTTGCGTAGTCTCCTCCACGCGTCGAACGTGGAGCTCCGCGCCGTCACGGCCGCCGCGATCGGCTCGGTTGTCCCGCCGATCACGGATCCGCTCGCGAAGGCGTGCGAGCGGTACTTCGGCGTCACGCCGATTCTGGTCGATGCGAAAGCGGCGCTGCCGATCACGGTGCAGGTCGACGAGCCGCTCAGTGTGGGCGCCGATCGGCTGATCAACACGCTCGCCGCGAGCCAGTTGTATCAGCGCGACACCATCTGCGTCGACCTCGGCACCGCCACCACCTTCGACTGCATTACGGCCGACGGCGTGTTTCTCGGTGGCGTCATCATGCCCGGTGTGCGCACGTCGGCGGAAACCCTGACGCGGCGTACGTCGAAGCTGCCGGCCACCGAACTGATTCCTCCCAAGCGCGTCATCGGCACGCGCACCGAGGAGTGCATTCGTGCCGGAGTGCTCTTCGGAGCCGCCGATGCGATCGATGGCATCGTGCGTCGCATCAAGGCGGAGTGGCCTGGGCGCGAGGTCCCGCTGGTGGTCGCCACGGGCGGTCTGGCGGAGACCCTACAGCCGTGGTGCTCGGAGTTCGATCTCATCGAGCCAACACTGACCCTGCAGGGATTGCGTTTGGCATACGACCTGCTTGTTCAGCAGTAG
- a CDS encoding biotin--[acetyl-CoA-carboxylase] ligase — MVTPSPTLAAECGLARLDYHALVGSTMDEAHRLAQAGAEAGTLVLADAQESGRGRGGRSWVSEPGAGLWMTLIERPRDQHALDVLALRIGLALSDALEPFCEGRIRLKWPNDLFVGAGKLAGILIEARWRESLPEWVAIGVGVNRRIPEAFPDATSLREDIPRDDVLRAMLPAMRRAAAQPGRLTPEECARWAERDLAFGRDILEPRAGRAMGIDATGALLIAESRGAMYAARSGSLVFAGEAQ, encoded by the coding sequence ATGGTCACGCCCTCGCCGACGCTTGCGGCCGAGTGCGGACTCGCCCGCCTCGACTACCATGCTCTGGTTGGATCGACAATGGACGAGGCGCATCGTCTCGCGCAGGCCGGCGCCGAAGCGGGCACCCTCGTGCTCGCAGACGCGCAGGAAAGCGGACGTGGTCGCGGCGGCCGGAGTTGGGTCTCTGAACCCGGTGCGGGGCTGTGGATGACACTCATCGAACGCCCTCGTGATCAGCACGCGCTCGATGTGCTCGCCCTACGTATCGGCTTGGCGCTGTCCGACGCACTCGAACCGTTTTGCGAAGGCCGCATTCGGCTCAAGTGGCCCAACGACCTGTTTGTCGGCGCGGGGAAGCTGGCGGGAATCTTGATCGAAGCACGGTGGCGCGAATCGCTCCCCGAGTGGGTCGCGATCGGCGTCGGCGTCAACCGTCGCATCCCAGAGGCCTTTCCCGATGCCACGTCACTACGTGAGGACATTCCTCGCGACGATGTGCTGCGGGCGATGCTGCCCGCCATGCGGCGAGCGGCCGCTCAGCCTGGCCGACTTACGCCAGAGGAATGCGCGCGCTGGGCCGAACGTGATCTGGCCTTCGGTCGCGACATCCTCGAGCCACGCGCCGGACGTGCCATGGGTATTGATGCCACCGGTGCGCTGCTGATTGCCGAGTCACGCGGTGCCATGTACGCCGCCCGCAGTGGCTCGCTCGTCTTCGCCGGGGAGGCACAATGA
- the uppP gene encoding undecaprenyl-diphosphatase UppP, translated as MSAPSHRRLPVDEFGTFPWVDERVTIFQAVVLGIVQGLAELLPISSSAHLALTPYFFGWKDPGLAFDVALHLGTLIALVWYFRAEWIDMTKSAWKIASTRRIETVHDRRLVYLVVATIPAGVGGLLLNDLAETTFRSPMIIGTALIVMGVLLWAIDRWSARSRTIEEVTMRDAIIVGCAQVLALIPGVSRSGSTITAGRFLKLDRPSAARFSFLMSMPITLAAVILKVPEAVRSEGVSAPLVAGVVAAAISSWLAITVLLRYVSKHSFGVFAVYRVILAAVVFATIATRS; from the coding sequence ATGAGCGCACCATCGCATCGGCGGTTGCCGGTCGATGAGTTCGGGACTTTTCCGTGGGTGGATGAACGCGTGACGATTTTTCAGGCGGTAGTGCTCGGCATCGTGCAGGGACTCGCTGAGCTGCTGCCGATTTCGAGTTCGGCACACCTGGCGCTCACGCCGTATTTCTTCGGGTGGAAAGATCCGGGTCTCGCCTTCGACGTCGCGCTCCATCTCGGTACACTGATCGCGCTGGTGTGGTACTTCCGCGCGGAGTGGATCGACATGACGAAAAGTGCGTGGAAGATCGCGTCGACGCGGCGTATCGAGACGGTACACGACCGACGCCTCGTGTATCTGGTCGTTGCCACGATTCCGGCGGGCGTCGGCGGCTTGCTGCTCAATGACCTCGCCGAGACCACCTTTCGTTCGCCGATGATCATCGGCACGGCGCTGATCGTGATGGGTGTACTGCTCTGGGCCATCGATCGTTGGAGCGCCCGCTCCCGAACGATCGAAGAAGTCACCATGCGTGATGCCATCATTGTCGGGTGTGCGCAGGTGCTTGCCCTCATCCCCGGTGTCTCACGCTCAGGCTCGACGATCACGGCGGGGCGCTTTCTCAAGCTCGATCGCCCAAGCGCGGCGCGCTTCAGCTTTCTCATGAGCATGCCGATCACGCTCGCGGCGGTCATTCTGAAGGTGCCCGAAGCCGTGCGCTCGGAAGGCGTCTCCGCGCCACTGGTCGCTGGTGTCGTGGCGGCCGCCATCAGCAGCTGGTTAGCCATTACCGTACTGCTGCGTTATGTGAGCAAGCATAGTTTCGGTGTGTTTGCCGTGTACCGTGTCATCCTGGCCGCCGTCGTCTTCGCCACCATCGCCACGCGCAGCTGA
- the bshA gene encoding N-acetyl-alpha-D-glucosaminyl L-malate synthase BshA encodes MKIGITCYPTYGGSGAVATELGIALAARGHEVHFITYQQPFRLPSFLPRVWFHEVDVGRYPLFEYPPYDLALAVRMHEVVRDHQLDILHCHYAIPHATSAWIAREMLREGNADVRVVTTLHGTDITIVGQERSFYTITRFSIEKSDSVTAVSDYLRDQTYRAFGCVGCDVEVIPNFINPALYDRSRHHFPIPTDVTTGRKVLMHISNFRPVKRVRDVVRVFAGVNKEVPAVLVMVGDGPERVEAEAEARDLGVAEHVLFLGKIDAIAPLLAGADLFLLTSDKESFGLSALEALASGVPVIGARAGGLPEVVIDGETGFLCEVGDVEAMAAAGVRLLTDPAMWQTMSTAAAADARKRFSEDAVVAQYEALYERTIASAVAGR; translated from the coding sequence ATGAAGATCGGCATCACCTGCTATCCGACGTACGGGGGATCGGGCGCCGTTGCGACTGAGCTCGGCATCGCACTCGCCGCACGTGGCCACGAAGTGCACTTCATCACCTATCAGCAGCCATTCCGCCTGCCGAGTTTTCTGCCGCGGGTCTGGTTTCACGAGGTGGATGTCGGACGCTATCCACTCTTCGAATATCCGCCGTACGACCTCGCCCTCGCGGTGCGCATGCACGAAGTCGTGCGCGATCATCAGCTCGACATCTTGCATTGTCATTACGCCATCCCGCATGCTACGAGCGCTTGGATCGCGCGCGAGATGCTGCGGGAGGGCAATGCGGATGTGCGCGTGGTGACGACGTTGCACGGCACCGACATCACCATCGTCGGACAGGAACGCTCGTTCTATACCATCACGCGTTTCTCGATCGAAAAGTCCGACAGTGTGACCGCCGTATCCGACTATCTGCGCGACCAGACGTACCGCGCGTTCGGATGCGTGGGCTGCGACGTCGAAGTCATTCCGAATTTCATCAATCCTGCGCTGTACGACCGCAGCCGTCACCATTTTCCGATTCCCACCGACGTCACGACGGGGCGAAAGGTGCTCATGCACATTTCGAACTTCCGACCAGTGAAGCGCGTGCGCGATGTCGTGCGCGTCTTTGCCGGCGTGAACAAGGAAGTGCCGGCGGTGCTGGTGATGGTCGGTGATGGACCGGAACGCGTCGAAGCCGAAGCGGAAGCACGCGATCTTGGCGTGGCGGAACATGTGCTCTTCCTCGGCAAGATCGATGCGATCGCGCCACTGCTCGCCGGCGCCGATCTGTTTCTGCTCACGAGTGACAAGGAGTCCTTCGGCCTCAGCGCCCTCGAGGCATTGGCGTCGGGCGTGCCCGTCATCGGTGCACGCGCGGGCGGGCTCCCCGAAGTCGTCATCGACGGGGAAACAGGATTCCTCTGCGAGGTCGGTGACGTGGAGGCGATGGCGGCGGCCGGCGTGCGCCTGCTGACGGATCCCGCGATGTGGCAGACCATGAGCACCGCCGCTGCCGCCGATGCGCGGAAACGATTCTCCGAAGATGCCGTCGTCGCGCAGTACGAAGCGCTCTATGAGCGCACCATCGCATCGGCGGTTGCCGGTCGATGA
- the miaA gene encoding tRNA (adenosine(37)-N6)-dimethylallyltransferase MiaA — MGRARPAIRSEVTAASTGGSASRSWTPRRIIVGPTAAGKSALAMYLARQRGLAIVSADSRQVYDGFDIGTAKPPLADRQAIPHFGIDVVAPTIRYSARAWADDAVRWCEDAEQAGTPPVVVGGTGLYVKALVSPLDAVPTLDPDRREALGAWLAACPLDELARWCRRLDPARAHLGRTQLLRAVETALLAGTRLSEALRSVDRPGTSRENPADVSTPPSARYLVVDPGPVLAERIAHRVHQMIADGFVQEVERLRESIAHDAPAWSASGYRVVRDALEGAGGTRAVDAAIERVIIETRQYAKRQRTWFRHQMPAEQVTRINPDAPEALDQALAWWDHEESVANHAMHTRTA, encoded by the coding sequence ATGGGACGAGCTCGACCGGCGATTCGGTCGGAAGTGACCGCCGCGAGCACCGGCGGTTCCGCTTCGCGGTCGTGGACGCCGAGGCGCATCATCGTTGGCCCGACAGCCGCCGGCAAATCAGCCTTGGCGATGTATCTCGCGCGGCAGCGAGGCTTGGCGATCGTCAGCGCTGACTCGCGGCAGGTGTATGATGGCTTCGACATCGGCACCGCGAAGCCTCCGCTCGCCGACCGGCAAGCAATTCCGCACTTCGGCATTGACGTGGTCGCTCCCACCATTCGGTACTCGGCCCGCGCCTGGGCCGACGACGCGGTGCGCTGGTGCGAGGACGCCGAGCAGGCAGGGACCCCGCCCGTCGTTGTGGGTGGGACCGGGCTCTACGTGAAGGCATTGGTCTCGCCCCTCGATGCGGTCCCGACGCTCGATCCCGACCGTCGTGAGGCGCTCGGGGCGTGGCTGGCGGCGTGCCCGCTCGACGAGCTGGCGCGCTGGTGCCGCCGCCTCGATCCGGCCCGCGCGCATCTGGGGCGTACGCAGCTGTTGCGGGCCGTCGAAACCGCGCTGCTGGCAGGGACGCGCCTCAGCGAGGCTCTCCGGTCAGTCGACCGCCCCGGTACCTCAAGGGAGAACCCGGCCGATGTCTCGACGCCGCCCTCCGCACGGTATCTTGTGGTAGATCCGGGGCCCGTACTGGCCGAACGGATTGCTCACCGCGTGCACCAGATGATCGCTGACGGTTTTGTGCAGGAAGTTGAACGCTTGAGAGAGTCGATCGCCCACGACGCCCCGGCGTGGTCCGCGAGCGGCTATCGCGTCGTGCGCGACGCCCTCGAAGGAGCGGGCGGCACGCGCGCGGTCGATGCCGCCATCGAGCGGGTGATCATCGAGACGCGGCAGTACGCCAAACGGCAGCGTACGTGGTTCCGGCATCAGATGCCGGCGGAACAGGTCACGCGAATCAACCCGGACGCGCCCGAGGCGCTCGATCAGGCGCTAGCCTGGTGGGATCACGAGGAATCCGTCGCGAACCACGCGATGCACACGAGGACCGCATGA
- the mutL gene encoding DNA mismatch repair endonuclease MutL, translating to MSRIAILSSAVADQIAAGEVVERPASVVKELVENALDAGATTVDVTVEEGGRALIRIADDGSGMDRDDAVLCLSRHATSKITAAEQLVGVRSFGFRGEALPAIASVSELMIETASEDGAGTQVRAAAGAVLETRETTRRRGTTVSVQRLFYNTPARQKFLRSARSEWRGIMDTMHAIGALRRDVHFTVRHDGKIALDLPAVPTLRARLAELWGHRDVQRFVDIDDVQGPIHITGMVERPADVGTATRRVLLIINGRVVRDHGIVRAAEAAYRSTLPSGVRPSLVLSLHVPGGDVDVNVHPAKSEVRLRDRWPTERAVENAVRRALGLFDASAGIGWRTWTPAAAPSWRDDVHGMEPAALRATPAAEGLFAAPAEADAPADAPAYAAAVAVEMRDTDVRAVDDAPISVPPLLQLRRMYLMFEHEDGVILIDQHSAHERVLYEEFLGVLERGEAPSQRLLFPMTLHLGPDEAEAFDANRSSFEKLGFEMEGFGGHSLLVNAVPMPHPRFDAERCLRETLAALTGDRAAGDAKRHERLAATFACKAAIKAGDIMSPGEMRALYIALANTKLPAHDVHGRSTIVRLSWDELDRRFGRK from the coding sequence ATGTCGCGTATCGCCATTCTCTCCAGTGCTGTTGCCGACCAGATCGCGGCCGGTGAAGTCGTGGAACGACCCGCGTCGGTCGTCAAGGAACTCGTGGAGAATGCGCTCGACGCCGGTGCCACCACCGTTGACGTCACCGTCGAGGAGGGTGGCCGCGCGCTGATCCGTATTGCCGACGACGGCAGTGGCATGGATCGCGACGATGCCGTGCTCTGCCTGTCGCGACACGCCACGTCGAAGATCACGGCCGCCGAACAGCTGGTAGGCGTTCGCAGCTTCGGCTTCCGGGGAGAAGCGTTGCCCGCCATCGCGTCGGTCTCCGAGCTGATGATCGAGACGGCATCGGAAGACGGGGCAGGAACCCAGGTGCGCGCCGCCGCCGGGGCTGTACTCGAGACACGCGAGACCACGCGACGTCGGGGCACCACGGTGTCGGTGCAGCGGCTCTTCTACAACACGCCCGCGCGACAGAAATTCCTGCGCAGTGCGCGATCGGAATGGCGCGGCATCATGGACACCATGCACGCTATCGGCGCGCTCCGTCGCGACGTGCACTTCACGGTGCGCCACGATGGCAAGATCGCCCTCGATCTGCCCGCCGTGCCCACACTCCGCGCCCGACTCGCCGAGTTGTGGGGACATCGCGACGTGCAGCGGTTTGTCGATATCGACGATGTGCAGGGGCCCATCCACATTACCGGCATGGTCGAGCGTCCGGCTGATGTCGGCACGGCTACACGCCGGGTGCTGCTCATCATCAACGGACGCGTCGTTCGCGATCACGGCATCGTGCGCGCCGCCGAAGCCGCCTATCGGTCCACTTTGCCGTCCGGTGTGCGCCCATCACTCGTGCTATCGCTTCACGTGCCCGGCGGCGATGTCGACGTGAACGTGCATCCCGCGAAGTCAGAAGTGCGATTGCGTGATCGCTGGCCCACCGAACGCGCCGTCGAGAACGCTGTCCGCCGCGCCCTCGGCCTCTTCGACGCGAGTGCCGGCATCGGGTGGCGAACCTGGACGCCGGCGGCTGCGCCATCATGGCGCGATGACGTGCATGGCATGGAACCGGCGGCGCTACGTGCCACGCCGGCCGCCGAAGGACTCTTCGCCGCGCCCGCCGAAGCCGACGCCCCGGCGGACGCCCCCGCGTACGCGGCGGCCGTCGCCGTCGAGATGCGCGACACCGACGTACGCGCGGTCGACGACGCGCCGATTTCCGTGCCGCCGCTGCTGCAACTCCGGCGCATGTATCTCATGTTCGAGCACGAAGACGGCGTCATTCTCATTGATCAGCACTCGGCCCACGAGCGCGTGCTGTACGAAGAGTTCCTCGGTGTGCTCGAGCGCGGCGAGGCTCCGTCGCAGCGATTGCTCTTTCCGATGACGCTGCACCTCGGCCCCGATGAAGCCGAGGCCTTCGACGCCAATCGCTCGTCGTTCGAGAAGCTGGGTTTCGAGATGGAGGGCTTCGGCGGACACTCGCTCCTGGTGAACGCTGTACCCATGCCGCACCCGCGCTTTGACGCGGAACGCTGTCTGCGCGAAACGCTCGCCGCACTCACCGGCGATCGTGCGGCTGGCGACGCCAAGCGACATGAACGGCTCGCCGCCACGTTCGCATGTAAGGCCGCCATCAAGGCCGGCGACATCATGTCGCCGGGCGAGATGCGTGCGCTCTATATCGCGCTGGCCAACACCAAGTTGCCTGCCCACGACGTGCACGGTCGCTCGACGATTGTCCGCTTGTCATGGGACGAGCTCGACCGGCGATTCGGTCGGAAGTGA
- a CDS encoding SH3 domain-containing protein produces the protein MQHARLRRHVRFVLALVSGLAMRFPATATLRAQPSPTAILDRLQANGTRPIDFHAATFPDTVYVGQQVTYQVAVLLSESARARLRRNPEFLPPELRGLLAYELGTPRRVAPRSYGGGTFEAHVFQRALFAVAPGTLMVPAPQLSYTLPQSSSYFSREERYIVRAESAQLVVKPLPDAGRPQDYTGAVGVLRASVKLDSSTARVGDPLVLTMRVDGTGNVKLLPRPVLEVSWASTVPGTERVSVDTSGAMVRGYKEFDWILTPTQAGSVEVPTLRYSYFDPYRGQYAYAETTPSALSVDDGTLAAAAEGDNVSVVPLRQWRGASTESLAVKLAAWRVPLAALLLLAPLPWLAIVIGGRVGGARRARNAAAEGGAGAAAPRVVSDDDGDHARYTRRTLLGSLAQRLNVSPQELVSRRDVERTVRRRGVTRDTTKALLTLLDALAEQGFSDVPGPVTGRADLTARADALLARIDTEAVTHARAIRSARHAQARFALFVALGGAAVAAAPRTSAAMQVTPTISTPVQATPAPSVPDRGALEATVTRATDLYAQRQYSRAAELFAEAVDARSADADLLANWGAAAWAAGDTVSAVIAWQRAARLEPVAVDLQERLTSLPAGARGGVAEVPMIPVPALVLTSIAAWLLGWSLLAVVRARSRGGDASAWMGFASTAAVFALLLAVGTGAAAAWGFRELDATGVLVVRRPETMRTAPGNDANAMGGVATGDVVRVEDAGDGWLKVLHADGRRGWLPAQRTIPLVSPAVIR, from the coding sequence ATGCAACACGCGCGCCTGCGGCGGCATGTTCGGTTCGTTCTCGCGCTCGTGAGCGGTCTCGCGATGCGGTTCCCCGCGACGGCCACGCTACGCGCGCAGCCGTCGCCTACCGCCATCCTCGATCGCCTGCAGGCCAACGGCACTCGCCCGATCGACTTTCATGCCGCCACGTTTCCCGACACGGTGTACGTCGGGCAGCAGGTCACCTATCAAGTGGCGGTGCTGCTCAGCGAGTCGGCGCGCGCTCGGCTGCGCCGCAATCCGGAGTTCCTGCCCCCGGAGTTGCGAGGGCTGTTGGCCTACGAGCTCGGCACACCGCGTCGTGTCGCGCCGCGCAGCTACGGCGGCGGCACCTTCGAGGCGCACGTGTTTCAGCGCGCGCTCTTTGCCGTGGCGCCGGGCACGCTCATGGTGCCGGCACCGCAACTCAGCTACACGCTGCCGCAATCGTCCAGCTACTTCAGCCGCGAAGAGCGCTACATCGTGCGGGCCGAGAGTGCGCAGCTGGTCGTGAAGCCGCTGCCCGACGCTGGCCGTCCGCAGGACTACACAGGCGCCGTCGGTGTTCTGCGCGCGTCGGTGAAACTCGATTCGTCCACCGCGCGCGTCGGCGATCCGCTGGTACTGACCATGCGCGTGGACGGCACCGGCAATGTGAAGCTGCTGCCGCGCCCGGTGCTCGAAGTGTCATGGGCCTCCACCGTGCCGGGCACCGAGCGCGTCAGCGTGGACACGAGCGGCGCGATGGTGCGCGGCTATAAGGAGTTTGATTGGATTCTCACCCCGACGCAGGCCGGGAGTGTCGAAGTCCCCACGCTGCGCTACAGCTACTTCGATCCGTATCGCGGCCAATACGCCTACGCAGAAACCACCCCGAGCGCTCTCTCGGTCGACGACGGCACGCTCGCCGCCGCCGCTGAAGGCGACAACGTATCAGTGGTCCCGCTCCGCCAGTGGCGTGGCGCCTCGACCGAGTCGCTGGCCGTGAAGTTGGCCGCCTGGCGCGTGCCGCTCGCTGCCCTGTTGCTGTTGGCGCCGCTCCCCTGGCTCGCGATCGTGATTGGTGGGCGCGTCGGTGGCGCCCGTCGCGCACGGAACGCCGCGGCCGAGGGAGGGGCCGGCGCGGCTGCTCCGCGGGTCGTCAGTGATGATGACGGCGACCATGCGCGCTACACGCGGCGCACGTTGCTCGGCTCGCTCGCGCAGCGATTGAACGTCTCACCGCAGGAACTCGTGTCGCGGCGCGACGTCGAGCGCACCGTGCGACGTCGTGGTGTCACGCGCGACACCACCAAGGCTTTGCTCACGCTGCTCGATGCGCTGGCCGAACAGGGCTTCAGCGATGTGCCCGGGCCGGTGACCGGTCGCGCTGACCTCACCGCGCGTGCCGACGCGCTGCTTGCCCGCATCGACACCGAGGCCGTTACCCACGCGCGCGCCATTCGCAGTGCCCGGCACGCACAGGCACGCTTTGCGCTGTTCGTCGCACTGGGGGGCGCTGCGGTCGCCGCAGCACCGCGCACGAGCGCGGCCATGCAGGTCACACCGACGATCTCCACACCGGTGCAGGCCACTCCGGCGCCGTCTGTTCCCGATCGAGGTGCCCTCGAGGCCACGGTGACGCGCGCGACGGATCTCTACGCACAGCGCCAGTATTCTCGCGCGGCCGAACTGTTTGCCGAGGCCGTGGATGCACGCTCTGCCGACGCTGATCTGCTTGCCAATTGGGGGGCCGCCGCCTGGGCCGCCGGAGATACCGTTTCGGCCGTGATCGCATGGCAACGTGCTGCACGACTCGAACCCGTCGCCGTCGATCTGCAGGAGCGACTGACATCGCTGCCCGCGGGTGCGCGCGGCGGAGTCGCCGAAGTTCCCATGATTCCCGTGCCGGCGCTCGTGCTGACCTCGATCGCCGCGTGGCTGCTGGGATGGAGTCTGCTTGCCGTCGTGCGCGCACGAAGCCGCGGTGGCGATGCGTCGGCGTGGATGGGATTCGCTTCCACGGCCGCCGTGTTCGCGCTGCTGCTCGCGGTGGGCACCGGTGCTGCTGCGGCGTGGGGATTCCGGGAGCTCGATGCCACCGGCGTGCTGGTCGTGCGCCGGCCCGAAACGATGCGTACCGCGCCGGGCAATGACGCGAACGCGATGGGTGGTGTCGCCACCGGTGACGTCGTGCGCGTCGAAGACGCTGGTGACGGCTGGCTCAAGGTGTTGCACGCCGACGGACGTCGCGGCTGGCTGCCGGCGCAACGCACCATTCCGCTCGTCTCGCCGGCTGTCATTCGATAG
- a CDS encoding vWA domain-containing protein — protein MNLGTLPPLVFDVPWLLLAALLLPLVVWWMRSVRTRQRRVRLARYAESSALRRLVMITDPDEGGRTVRLVLLAFLAGLALSGPRWGLAHGPVSARGIDMAIAIDASLSMMAPDERPSRLERVKQEVRRLRAMSQADRVALIAFAGRSYILTPLTSDDGAIELFLDNLDPSVVGQAGSSIARAIRQGTELLLASDGSADRALVLMTDGEAFEPAEDVKAAATEAGVKGVSLVTVGFGTAQGSTIPIQDGSVTREKRDDEGKVVITRYSPELLEDAAKAAGGTFIPAEASDKATRVRGALRSLRTAKRKVDSREDHVPRYLWLLLPALALLAYDTWLLTRRRVSRDAMKDRDDARSSVPSTMPQVVQLLLIALPVALMSCKQAPDPAALFAEGNVAAAIAGYRAQMASGDTTVRTRYNLGTALIGADSLKAAAELLEMVRRDSDGETRMRARFNAGYASLVMGRAPQNPEAEASFAAARAAYRAFLTDRPVDADAKWNYELALRKTPPPQGGGGGGGRRW, from the coding sequence ATGAATCTCGGCACGCTCCCTCCCCTGGTCTTCGACGTGCCGTGGTTGCTGCTCGCGGCGCTGCTCCTACCACTGGTGGTCTGGTGGATGCGGTCGGTGCGCACACGGCAGCGACGCGTCCGCCTCGCGCGCTACGCCGAGTCGTCGGCGCTGCGTCGGCTGGTCATGATCACCGACCCCGACGAAGGCGGCCGCACCGTGCGGCTCGTGCTTCTTGCCTTCCTCGCGGGACTCGCGCTATCGGGGCCGCGCTGGGGACTCGCCCACGGACCGGTGAGCGCGCGTGGCATCGACATGGCCATCGCGATCGATGCGTCGCTGTCCATGATGGCGCCCGATGAACGGCCGTCGCGACTGGAACGGGTGAAGCAGGAAGTGCGTCGCCTGCGCGCGATGTCGCAGGCCGATCGTGTCGCGCTGATCGCCTTCGCCGGCCGCAGTTACATCCTCACGCCGCTCACCAGCGACGACGGAGCCATCGAACTCTTCCTCGATAATCTCGATCCGTCGGTCGTGGGGCAGGCGGGCAGCTCGATTGCCCGCGCCATTCGCCAGGGCACTGAACTCCTGTTGGCCAGTGACGGCAGTGCCGATCGCGCGCTCGTGCTCATGACGGATGGCGAGGCCTTCGAACCGGCCGAAGACGTCAAGGCCGCGGCCACCGAAGCGGGCGTGAAAGGCGTGAGCCTGGTGACCGTCGGTTTCGGCACCGCACAGGGCAGCACGATCCCCATTCAGGATGGCTCCGTCACGCGAGAGAAGCGCGACGACGAAGGGAAGGTGGTGATCACACGCTACTCGCCCGAACTGCTCGAAGACGCCGCCAAGGCCGCCGGCGGCACCTTCATTCCCGCCGAAGCGTCCGACAAGGCTACGCGTGTACGCGGCGCGCTGCGTTCGCTGCGAACCGCGAAGCGCAAGGTGGATTCGCGCGAGGATCACGTGCCGCGGTATCTGTGGCTGCTGCTCCCCGCGCTGGCACTGCTGGCCTACGACACGTGGTTACTCACGCGCCGGCGAGTGTCGCGCGACGCCATGAAGGATCGCGACGACGCGCGGTCTTCGGTCCCATCGACGATGCCGCAGGTGGTGCAGCTGTTGTTGATCGCGCTGCCTGTCGCGCTCATGTCGTGCAAACAAGCACCCGATCCGGCGGCATTGTTCGCCGAAGGCAACGTCGCCGCGGCCATCGCCGGTTACCGCGCGCAGATGGCCAGCGGCGATACGACCGTGCGCACGCGCTACAATCTGGGCACCGCGCTCATAGGCGCCGATTCGCTCAAAGCCGCCGCCGAGTTGCTGGAGATGGTGCGACGCGACAGCGATGGCGAGACGCGCATGCGTGCCCGCTTCAATGCCGGCTATGCGTCGCTCGTGATGGGACGCGCGCCGCAGAACCCCGAAGCCGAAGCATCCTTTGCGGCAGCGCGCGCGGCGTATCGGGCGTTCCTCACCGATCGCCCCGTCGATGCCGACGCCAAGTGGAACTACGAGCTCGCGCTCCGCAAGACGCCGCCTCCGCAGGGCGGGGGCGGCGGGGGGGGGCGGCGGTGGTGA